A single region of the Enterobacter cloacae complex sp. R_G8 genome encodes:
- the fldB gene encoding flavodoxin FldB translates to MNIGLFYGSSTCYTEMAAEKIRDIIGPELVTLHNLKDDALTLMEQYDVLILGIPTWDFGEIQEDWEAIWDQLDTLNLDGKIIAMYGMGDQFGYGEWFLDALGMLHDKLAPKGVTFIGYWPTEGYEFTSKKPVIADGQLFVGLALDETNQYDLSDERLQTWCEQILGEMAEKFS, encoded by the coding sequence ATGAATATTGGTCTGTTTTATGGTTCCAGCACCTGCTACACCGAAATGGCAGCAGAGAAAATTCGCGACATCATTGGCCCGGAACTGGTGACGTTGCATAACCTGAAAGATGATGCGCTCACGCTGATGGAGCAATACGACGTATTGATCCTCGGCATCCCGACCTGGGATTTCGGCGAGATACAGGAAGACTGGGAAGCCATCTGGGATCAGCTCGATACGCTCAACCTCGACGGCAAAATCATTGCCATGTACGGTATGGGCGACCAGTTCGGTTACGGTGAATGGTTCCTGGATGCGCTCGGCATGCTGCATGATAAGCTGGCCCCGAAAGGCGTTACGTTTATCGGCTACTGGCCAACGGAAGGTTACGAGTTCACCAGTAAAAAGCCGGTTATCGCAGACGGCCAGCTGTTTGTCGGGCTCGCGCTGGATGAAACCAACCAGTACGATCTGAGTGATGAACGTCTGCAAACCTGGTGCGAACAGATTCTGGGCGAAATGGCTGAGAAGTTCAGCTAA
- the xerD gene encoding site-specific tyrosine recombinase XerD, whose protein sequence is MEKDLALIEQFLDALWLEKNLAENTLSAYRRDLTMLVEWLARRELSLESAQSDDLQALLGERMEGGYKATSSARLLSAMRRLFQHLYREKIRADDPSALLASPKLPQRLPKDLSEAQVERLLQSPAVDLPLELRDKAMLELLYATGLRVSELVGLTMSDISLRQGVVRVIGKGNKERLVPLGEEAVYWLETYLEHGRPWLLNGVSIDVLFPSQRAQQMTRQTFWHRIKHYATLAGIDSEKLSPHVLRHAFATHLLNHGADLRVVQMLLGHSDLSTTQIYTHVATERLRQLHQQHHPRA, encoded by the coding sequence GTGGAAAAGGATCTCGCACTCATCGAGCAGTTTCTTGACGCGCTGTGGCTGGAGAAAAACCTGGCCGAGAATACGCTGAGCGCCTACCGGCGAGATCTCACCATGCTGGTGGAGTGGCTGGCACGCCGGGAACTGTCGCTGGAGAGCGCACAAAGCGACGACTTGCAGGCGCTGCTGGGCGAGCGTATGGAAGGGGGCTACAAAGCCACCAGTTCCGCGCGTCTGCTCAGTGCAATGCGTCGACTGTTCCAGCATTTGTACCGCGAGAAAATTCGCGCAGACGATCCCAGTGCTCTCCTGGCATCGCCTAAACTCCCGCAGCGGCTGCCGAAAGATCTCAGCGAAGCACAAGTTGAGAGATTATTACAATCACCCGCAGTTGACCTGCCGCTGGAGTTACGCGATAAAGCCATGCTTGAGCTATTGTATGCTACCGGCTTGCGCGTTTCGGAACTGGTTGGCCTGACGATGAGCGACATCAGCTTGCGTCAGGGCGTGGTTCGTGTGATCGGTAAAGGGAACAAGGAACGGCTGGTCCCGCTGGGAGAAGAGGCGGTGTACTGGCTGGAAACGTATCTGGAGCACGGACGTCCGTGGTTGCTGAATGGCGTTTCTATCGATGTCTTGTTCCCCAGCCAGCGTGCGCAGCAGATGACGCGACAAACGTTCTGGCATCGCATCAAGCATTACGCCACACTGGCGGGTATTGACAGTGAAAAGCTGTCGCCGCATGTGTTGCGACATGCCTTCGCGACACATCTGCTGAACCACGGCGCCGATCTGCGCGTGGTGCAGATGCTGCTGGGACACAGCGATCTTTCCACGACGCAAATTTACACCCATGTCGCGACGGAACGCCTGCGGCAGCTACACCAACAGCACCACCCTCGTGCGTGA
- the dsbC gene encoding bifunctional protein-disulfide isomerase/oxidoreductase DsbC, whose amino-acid sequence MKKSFALFTLLAASFTGFAHADDAAIKQSLTKLGVTSSDIQPAPVAGMKTVLTNSGVLYVTEDGKHIIQGPMYDVSGAQPVNVTNQLLMKNLNALEKEMIVYKAAQEKHVITVFTDITCGYCHKLHEEMKDYNALGITVRYLAFPRAGVQSQPEQDMKAIWCAKDRNKAFDDAMNGKGVQPASCDIDIANHYALGVQFGVTGTPAIVLSNGYVVPGYQGPKEMKEFLDAHQKQFGGK is encoded by the coding sequence ATGAAAAAGTCTTTTGCGCTGTTCACTCTGCTGGCAGCCTCTTTTACCGGTTTTGCCCATGCGGATGACGCCGCCATCAAACAGTCGCTGACGAAACTCGGCGTGACCAGCAGCGATATTCAGCCTGCACCGGTGGCGGGGATGAAAACCGTTTTAACCAACAGCGGCGTGCTGTACGTAACCGAAGACGGTAAACACATTATTCAGGGGCCGATGTACGACGTAAGCGGCGCGCAGCCGGTGAACGTGACCAACCAGCTGCTGATGAAAAACCTGAATGCGCTCGAAAAAGAGATGATCGTTTATAAGGCGGCGCAGGAAAAACACGTCATTACCGTCTTTACCGACATCACCTGTGGCTACTGCCACAAGCTGCATGAAGAGATGAAAGATTACAACGCGCTGGGTATTACCGTGCGTTATCTGGCTTTCCCTCGCGCGGGCGTGCAGAGCCAGCCTGAGCAGGACATGAAGGCCATCTGGTGTGCGAAAGATCGTAACAAAGCGTTTGATGACGCGATGAACGGTAAAGGCGTGCAGCCGGCTTCCTGTGATATTGATATCGCCAACCACTACGCGCTGGGCGTGCAGTTTGGCGTGACCGGTACGCCAGCCATTGTCTTAAGCAACGGCTACGTTGTGCCGGGCTATCAGGGGCCAAAAGAGATGAAAGAGTTCCTCGACGCGCACCAGAAACAGTTTGGTGGTAAATAA
- the recJ gene encoding single-stranded-DNA-specific exonuclease RecJ: MKAPIKLRRRDAVEQADLPADLPPLLKRLYASRGVRSAGDLERSVKGMLPWQQLNGIEKATEMLYNALREGTRIVVVGDFDADGATSTALSVLSLRALGCENVTYLVPNRFEDGYGLSPEVVDQAHARGAQMILTVDNGISSHAGVDHAHQLGIPVLVTDHHLPGETLPAAEAIINPNLRDCDFPSKSLAGVGVAFYLMLALRTLLRDKGWFESRGIAVPNLAEYLDLVALGTVADVVPLDTNNRILTWQGLSRIRAGKCRPGIKALLEIANRDPLKLAASDLGFALGPRLNAAGRLDDMSVGVALLLCDNIGEARVLANELDALNQTRKEIEQGMQAEALTLCEKLERSGDTLPGGLAMYHPEWHQGVVGILASRIKERFHRPVIAFAPAGDGTLKGSGRSIQGLHMRDALERLDTLYPGLMLKFGGHAMAAGLSLEEAKFEEFQRLFGELVTDWIDPALLQGEVISDGELAPMEMTMDVAHMLRDAGPWGQMFPEPLFDGRFRLLQQRLVGERHLKVMVEPVGGGPLLDGIAFNVDTAVWPDNGVREVELAYKLDINEFRGNRSLQIIIDNIWPI, encoded by the coding sequence GTGAAAGCCCCAATAAAATTGCGCCGCCGTGACGCGGTTGAACAGGCTGATTTGCCAGCCGATCTTCCGCCGCTGTTAAAGCGGCTCTATGCCAGCCGCGGCGTGCGGAGTGCAGGCGATCTTGAGCGCAGCGTCAAAGGGATGCTGCCCTGGCAGCAGCTGAACGGCATCGAAAAAGCCACTGAAATGCTCTACAACGCGCTTCGTGAAGGAACGCGCATTGTGGTGGTGGGGGATTTCGACGCCGACGGCGCCACCAGTACCGCGCTGAGCGTGCTCAGCCTGCGCGCGCTGGGCTGCGAAAATGTCACCTATCTGGTGCCCAACCGCTTCGAAGATGGCTATGGTCTCAGCCCGGAAGTGGTCGATCAGGCGCATGCCCGCGGCGCACAGATGATCCTGACCGTTGATAACGGGATCTCCTCCCATGCGGGTGTCGATCACGCGCATCAGTTGGGGATCCCGGTGCTGGTCACTGACCACCACCTGCCGGGTGAAACGCTGCCGGCCGCAGAAGCCATTATTAACCCGAACCTGCGCGACTGCGATTTCCCGTCGAAATCACTGGCGGGCGTGGGCGTGGCGTTTTATCTGATGCTGGCGCTGCGCACGCTGCTGCGAGATAAAGGCTGGTTCGAATCCCGCGGGATTGCCGTGCCCAATCTGGCCGAGTACCTCGATCTTGTCGCGCTCGGTACCGTTGCGGACGTGGTACCGCTCGATACCAATAACCGTATCCTCACCTGGCAGGGATTAAGCCGCATTCGTGCGGGCAAATGTCGTCCGGGCATTAAGGCGCTGCTGGAGATTGCGAACCGCGATCCGCTCAAGCTCGCCGCCAGCGATTTGGGCTTTGCCCTCGGCCCGCGCCTCAACGCGGCTGGCAGGCTGGACGATATGTCCGTCGGCGTCGCGCTGCTATTGTGCGATAACATTGGTGAAGCGCGCGTGCTGGCGAATGAACTGGATGCGCTGAACCAGACCCGCAAAGAGATTGAACAGGGAATGCAGGCTGAAGCGCTGACCCTGTGCGAAAAGCTTGAACGCAGCGGTGACACATTGCCGGGTGGGCTGGCTATGTACCACCCTGAGTGGCATCAGGGGGTGGTGGGGATTCTGGCGTCGCGCATTAAAGAGCGTTTCCATCGTCCGGTGATTGCGTTTGCACCCGCAGGCGATGGCACGCTGAAAGGCTCCGGTCGTTCGATTCAGGGGCTGCACATGCGCGATGCGCTGGAGCGTCTCGATACACTTTACCCGGGCCTGATGCTCAAATTCGGTGGTCACGCGATGGCGGCAGGTTTGTCGCTGGAAGAGGCGAAATTCGAGGAGTTCCAGCGTCTGTTTGGCGAGCTGGTGACCGACTGGATCGACCCCGCTCTGCTGCAGGGTGAAGTGATTTCCGACGGTGAGCTCGCACCGATGGAGATGACCATGGACGTGGCGCATATGCTACGCGATGCAGGCCCGTGGGGGCAGATGTTCCCGGAGCCACTGTTTGATGGCCGCTTCCGTCTGCTGCAACAGCGCCTTGTAGGCGAACGTCACTTGAAGGTGATGGTGGAACCGGTGGGCGGCGGCCCGCTGCTGGACGGTATCGCCTTTAACGTCGATACCGCTGTCTGGCCGGACAATGGCGTACGCGAGGTCGAACTGGCCTACAAACTGGATATCAACGAGTTTCGCGGTAACCGCTCCCTTCAGATCATCATCGACAATATCTGGCCAATTTAG